In Candidatus Margulisiibacteriota bacterium, the following proteins share a genomic window:
- a CDS encoding DUF1622 domain-containing protein — protein sequence MAKMFVLVNYLVYGVSLLGMLVILWGLLMVLKDFLLNLFSDDPNSKRLMRQKLGAYLVLGLEFFIAADIIRTITRPDWNEIGMLAAIIALRTVLSYFLGLELKEKVKGK from the coding sequence ATGGCAAAAATGTTCGTCCTGGTAAATTATCTCGTTTACGGGGTCAGCTTGCTCGGCATGCTGGTCATTCTCTGGGGCTTGCTGATGGTCCTCAAGGATTTCCTGCTCAATCTTTTTTCCGACGATCCGAACTCCAAGCGGCTGATGCGCCAAAAGCTCGGGGCCTACCTCGTCCTTGGTCTGGAATTTTTCATCGCCGCCGATATTATCCGGACAATTACCCGGCCCGACTGGAACGAGATTGGGATGCTGGCGGCGATCATTGCTCTGCGGACCGTCTTGAGCTATTTCTTGGGCCTGGAGCTCAAAGAAAAAGTTAAGGGGAAGTAA
- a CDS encoding SH3 domain-containing protein, protein MKRSLFFLLVFVWAAAAYALPSTVEDGVQLRSGPSFADDVKLDLPKDYPLKIIERNAGWCLVSDWLNCRGWVEEKLITGESTGVVRKSNISLRSGPGTRFSKLSKLYQGMTVKILGNKGVWRKVLVLDGPTMIEGWLHSRYLWG, encoded by the coding sequence ATGAAACGCAGCCTGTTCTTTCTTTTGGTTTTCGTTTGGGCGGCTGCCGCCTACGCGCTTCCCAGTACGGTCGAAGACGGGGTCCAGCTCCGGAGCGGCCCCAGCTTTGCCGACGACGTCAAGCTCGACCTCCCCAAAGATTATCCGCTGAAGATCATTGAACGGAACGCCGGCTGGTGCTTGGTCAGCGACTGGCTCAATTGCCGGGGGTGGGTCGAAGAAAAACTGATCACCGGCGAATCGACGGGAGTTGTTCGGAAATCAAACATCAGCCTGCGGAGCGGTCCCGGGACCAGGTTTTCCAAATTATCCAAGCTTTACCAGGGGATGACGGTGAAGATCCTGGGGAATAAAGGGGTTTGGCGCAAAGTCCTGGTGCTTGACGGCCCGACAATGATCGAAGGGTGGCTCCACAGCCGCTATCTTTGGGGATAA